One Alteromonas sp. KC3 DNA segment encodes these proteins:
- a CDS encoding class II aldolase/adducin family protein: MTQSVKSQVSEQEWQTRVDLAACYRAVAMYGWDDLIFTHISARIPGPEHHFLINPYGMMFDEVTASSLVKVDLNGNKVMDSEFDINPAGFTIHSAVHEARDDAKCVLHLHTAEGVAVSILEDGLQPYSQQSLFPLASLSYHAYEGVALNPEEKARLVRDLGDTQFMILRNHGLLTCADNIADAFLFMFILQRACEIQLKAQATGQPLIPIHSAILQGIQAQASEVTKQAGGALAWPGIKRRLERRFPGFDQ; encoded by the coding sequence ATGACACAGTCTGTAAAGTCGCAAGTTAGTGAACAGGAATGGCAAACACGAGTCGATCTTGCCGCATGTTATCGTGCCGTAGCCATGTATGGCTGGGACGATCTCATTTTTACACATATTTCAGCCCGTATTCCTGGGCCTGAACATCACTTTCTGATTAACCCCTACGGCATGATGTTCGACGAAGTAACTGCCTCAAGCTTGGTAAAAGTAGACCTAAATGGCAACAAGGTGATGGACAGTGAGTTTGACATTAATCCTGCGGGTTTTACAATTCACAGCGCCGTGCACGAGGCAAGGGATGACGCCAAGTGTGTGCTGCACTTACACACGGCAGAAGGCGTTGCTGTCTCCATCTTAGAAGATGGTTTGCAACCCTATTCCCAACAGTCTTTGTTCCCTCTTGCATCGCTTTCGTACCATGCCTATGAAGGCGTAGCGCTGAATCCTGAAGAAAAAGCGCGCTTGGTAAGAGATTTAGGTGATACTCAGTTTATGATTTTGCGAAATCATGGCCTACTAACCTGTGCTGATAATATTGCCGATGCATTTTTGTTTATGTTTATTTTACAGCGCGCATGTGAAATCCAACTGAAAGCACAAGCGACTGGTCAGCCACTTATTCCAATTCATTCTGCAATACTGCAAGGCATTCAAGCACAAGCTTCTGAGGTAACAAAACAGGCCGGTGGTGCGTTGGCGTGGCCGGGTATCAAGCGTCGTCTTGAACGCCGCTTTCCTGGCTTTGATCAATAA